Below is a genomic region from Miscanthus floridulus cultivar M001 chromosome 1, ASM1932011v1, whole genome shotgun sequence.
CAGAGTTAGAATCAACATTACAGTCAATTTATGGCACTGGTCCTTTTCTTATCACCTTGATAATTTGGTAGCTGCTTCGTATACTTGCAATTTGCAAACATTTTGTTTTGTGTTACATTGAGCAATTGAAACTATGAGCTAGTGAAATAATGCCAATATATAGGAACAAGAGGAGTAAACTACATTTTATGCCCAGGATATTTAGAACATCTGGTTTTGGTAATTATATTTTAGTGCATTAAATATATTTTCCTTCGTGCATACAGATCAATTGCTCCCTTTGCAAAGAAACAATAGAACGTGAGAGTTGGGATCTTCATAAAGGTGAAAAGTGCCCACAAAGAATTGTCGCTTGTGAATATTGCGAGTTTGAATTGCCTGCAGTTGATCTCCATGAACATCAGGTATAATTTGTTACTTCCTGTAAAACTATGtatattttgaaaatttattaTACATGATCTGACCACACTATTTTGCCATAAAGGATGTATGTGGAAACCGAACAGAACTTTGCCAAACATGCAGGAAGTATATTAGATTGCGTGAATTGATAGGGCACGAAACACACTGCCATACAAACTCAAATGGTTCTGCAGACACGTCCAGGTATAAACAGATATCCTTGTCCATGAACTGAGAATTTTTTATCATTCATATTTATAACATTGATATGATCCAACATATAAACATACTGCGATAATATATTTCTAGTGAACCTAGATATTTCTGTACCAAACCAAATCCATGGAACTCATTATGCTTGAAATTCATTACGCAAATCAAATACCCAGGCCTTCCTGCTTCCAAGTTCATTTTTTTTCCTCATCAAGATGGTAACGGTACTCAAAATTGTTTAAGTATGAtctcatatttgttttttttaagaaaGTTAGATGCTAAATCTTGTATAAGTTCAGTGTTAATCAGATTTATGTTTTTAAAGTGCCAGAGCAATTCCAGAGAGAGAACTACGACCGCCGCCACCAGTGCGACCGGCACGACCAGCACGTCCTGCTCATGCTTCACCACACAAGCGGCTCCTCTTCACAATCGCTGTCACTGGAATAGCAGTTATGATTGGCTCCATACTGTTCCAAAGGGACGAGAGTTTCTAGCTCCAGTAGCCATGGACTTACTCTGTCAAGTTGTTTCTCGACCGGGAGAGAGTCATGCCATTGGAGCTGTATTAATGTATAATAACCCCTCGAATCAGTG
It encodes:
- the LOC136499038 gene encoding uncharacterized protein isoform X1 produces the protein MAAAAADSDPAAAVAAMSTCAHCQREIPSSNIDLHSVHCARNLQKCQHCGEMIPRKLMDEHYDENHAPINCSLCKETIERESWDLHKGEKCPQRIVACEYCEFELPAVDLHEHQDVCGNRTELCQTCRKYIRLRELIGHETHCHTNSNGSADTSSARAIPERELRPPPPVRPARPARPAHASPHKRLLFTIAVTGIAVMIGSILFQRDESF
- the LOC136499038 gene encoding uncharacterized protein isoform X2; protein product: MAAAAADSDPAAAVAAMSTCAHCQREIPSSNIDLHSVHCARNLQKCQHCGEMIPRKLMDEHYDENHAPINCSLCKETIERESWDLHKGEKCPQRIVACEYCEFELPAVDLHEHQDVCGNRTELCQTCRKYIRLRELIGHETHCHTNSNGSADTSRAIPERELRPPPPVRPARPARPAHASPHKRLLFTIAVTGIAVMIGSILFQRDESF